The Clostridium sp. AWRP genome has a window encoding:
- a CDS encoding helix-turn-helix domain-containing protein, giving the protein MILEKQKKIISPKQPYFVMNSSRYYKAVVMNYGISHFYAFYNNGSMDSSVFAIPDGCIDMYFCCDEKEPNAYICGTVFHPQVAFTERNKYLFGVRFLPGNCIKFKNAHMSSFVESKIPFLDVIEDRKLVEDITSSRNFNHQIKLFMDRYLKLYYNSKVINKHEDLDKFLISNIIKNLGQIKIKELANETNYSVRYINKIFLQEFGLTPKVFSKMMRFQNLLSNLNNLELNMFNSDLTEIAIRLGYYDQSHMIKDFKQFTNTTPNKYIYSLKKTDYNNKLIII; this is encoded by the coding sequence ATGATTCTAGAAAAACAAAAAAAAATAATTTCTCCCAAACAGCCTTATTTTGTAATGAATTCATCACGATATTATAAAGCTGTTGTGATGAATTATGGAATTTCTCATTTTTATGCTTTTTATAATAATGGATCTATGGATAGTTCTGTTTTTGCAATACCAGATGGGTGTATTGATATGTACTTTTGTTGTGATGAAAAAGAGCCTAATGCATATATTTGTGGGACTGTTTTTCATCCGCAAGTTGCATTTACTGAAAGAAACAAGTACTTATTTGGGGTGAGATTTTTGCCTGGAAATTGTATTAAATTCAAGAATGCGCATATGTCAAGTTTTGTGGAGTCAAAAATTCCTTTTTTAGATGTCATAGAAGATAGAAAATTGGTTGAGGACATAACTTCTAGCAGAAATTTTAATCATCAAATAAAGTTATTTATGGATAGATATTTAAAGTTATATTATAATTCTAAAGTAATAAATAAACATGAAGATTTAGATAAGTTTCTTATTAGCAATATAATTAAAAATCTGGGACAAATAAAAATTAAAGAACTTGCAAATGAAACAAATTATTCTGTTAGATATATAAACAAAATATTTCTTCAAGAATTTGGATTAACGCCGAAAGTATTTTCTAAGATGATGAGATTTCAGAATCTTTTAAGTAATTTAAACAATTTAGAATTGAATATGTTCAATTCTGATCTTACAGAAATAGCCATAAGATTAGGATATTATGATCAATCCCATATGATTAAGGATTTTAAACAGTTCACCAATACTACACCAAATAAATATATATATTCATTAAAAAAGACTGACTATAATAATAAACTGATTATAATTTAG
- a CDS encoding (2Fe-2S)-binding protein, whose product MRITKHPILGETNKGRLVTFDFDGKTIEGYEGEPIATALKAAGVMVHRYTKKGFPRGVFCAIGRCTDCVMVVDGKPNVRTCVTPLAEGMKVQTQYGVSAKKEV is encoded by the coding sequence ATGAGGATTACAAAACACCCAATTTTAGGTGAGACTAATAAAGGACGTTTAGTAACTTTTGATTTTGATGGAAAAACCATAGAGGGGTATGAAGGAGAACCCATAGCCACTGCTTTGAAGGCTGCGGGGGTAATGGTGCACAGGTATACAAAAAAAGGATTCCCAAGAGGAGTATTTTGTGCCATTGGGAGATGTACTGACTGCGTTATGGTTGTAGATGGCAAGCCAAATGTAAGAACTTGTGTTACACCTCTTGCTGAAGGGATGAAGGTTCAAACACAATATGGAGTCTCTGCAAAAAAAGAGGTATAA
- a CDS encoding FAD-dependent oxidoreductase, translating to MKRYDAIVVGAGPAGLSAAIEAAKRGLNVVVFDENAKPGGQLFKQIHKFFGSKEHKAKIRGFKIGEELLKEANEVGVKVVLNATVIGLYLDKEVTVKIKDEIVHYKGDAVIIATGASENMVTFDGWTLPGVIGAGAAQTMMNLHGVQPGKRILMLGSGNVGLVVGYQLLQANCQVVALVDAASKIGGYGVHAAKIARCGVPFYLSHTIIKAEGDQCVKGVTIGEVDNKWQIIPGTEKHFDVDTICLAVGLSPMSQLTKMAGCNMEEKPKKGGYIPVCDEYGETSIKGIFTAGDVSGIEEASSAMIEGRIAGVAVSCRLGFIDKEQLEAKIEELEQALTSLRQGMFGPENKGKDIEKTEEGFDVSKNLLKKGYLTDEEVIKYPGVKSIKGIHPVIECSQNIPCNPCQDACPRQCIKIGAKITSLPVVDEKSKCIGCGMCVASCSGQSIFLVNEDYEEEYASITLPYEFLPLPEKGIKGIGLDRRGKEACEAEVVGVKSLPAFDHTNLLTIKVPKKMGMKVRFFKQA from the coding sequence ATGAAAAGATATGATGCAATAGTTGTTGGTGCAGGACCTGCAGGGCTTTCAGCAGCTATAGAAGCAGCGAAAAGAGGACTTAATGTTGTAGTGTTTGATGAAAATGCTAAACCTGGCGGACAATTATTTAAACAAATACACAAATTCTTTGGATCAAAAGAGCATAAGGCAAAAATAAGAGGCTTTAAAATAGGGGAGGAACTTTTAAAGGAAGCAAATGAGGTTGGAGTAAAAGTTGTCTTAAATGCTACAGTAATTGGTCTTTATTTAGATAAAGAGGTTACTGTAAAGATAAAAGATGAAATTGTTCACTATAAGGGAGATGCGGTTATAATTGCAACGGGAGCATCTGAAAATATGGTTACTTTTGATGGATGGACTCTTCCTGGAGTTATAGGTGCGGGAGCGGCTCAGACAATGATGAACCTTCACGGTGTACAGCCAGGAAAAAGAATACTTATGCTTGGAAGTGGAAATGTAGGGTTGGTTGTTGGATATCAGCTTTTGCAGGCAAACTGTCAGGTAGTAGCACTTGTAGATGCAGCGTCTAAAATAGGTGGATATGGTGTTCATGCCGCGAAGATAGCTAGGTGTGGAGTACCATTTTACTTATCTCATACTATAATAAAAGCTGAAGGAGATCAATGTGTAAAAGGGGTTACTATTGGCGAGGTTGATAATAAGTGGCAGATAATACCTGGTACGGAAAAGCATTTTGATGTCGATACCATATGTCTGGCAGTAGGTCTTTCTCCTATGTCACAGCTTACCAAAATGGCTGGATGTAATATGGAGGAAAAACCTAAAAAAGGTGGATATATTCCTGTTTGCGATGAGTATGGTGAAACTTCTATAAAAGGAATATTTACAGCAGGAGATGTTTCAGGAATTGAAGAAGCAAGTTCAGCCATGATTGAAGGTAGAATTGCAGGTGTAGCAGTTTCCTGTAGATTAGGATTTATTGATAAAGAACAATTAGAAGCAAAAATAGAAGAATTGGAACAAGCGTTGACTAGTTTAAGACAGGGAATGTTTGGACCAGAAAATAAGGGAAAAGATATTGAGAAGACGGAAGAAGGTTTTGATGTTTCAAAGAATCTACTCAAGAAAGGATATTTGACTGATGAAGAGGTTATAAAATATCCGGGAGTAAAATCTATAAAAGGAATTCATCCTGTTATAGAATGTTCGCAAAATATTCCATGTAACCCATGCCAAGATGCATGTCCAAGGCAATGTATTAAAATAGGAGCTAAAATAACATCTCTTCCAGTTGTTGATGAAAAATCGAAGTGCATTGGCTGTGGTATGTGTGTAGCATCCTGCTCGGGACAATCAATATTTCTTGTAAATGAAGATTATGAAGAAGAATATGCATCAATAACGCTTCCTTATGAATTTTTGCCATTACCGGAAAAAGGTATAAAGGGAATTGGTTTAGATAGAAGAGGTAAAGAAGCATGTGAAGCGGAAGTTGTAGGTGTTAAATCGCTTCCGGCATTTGATCATACTAATTTATTGACAATAAAAGTTCCTAAAAAAATGGGAATGAAAGTAAGATTCTTTAAGCAGGCATAG
- a CDS encoding (2Fe-2S)-binding protein, with product MSKVNDRSRNIGEFKVQPDDSRIICRCEEITKGEIRKAVHDGMFTITEIRRYLRTGMGLCQGQTCGKLVKGIVARELSISPLELEPAVSRAPMRPVEMKVLGNERKGGK from the coding sequence ATGAGTAAAGTAAATGATAGATCAAGGAATATAGGTGAGTTTAAAGTACAGCCTGATGATAGTAGGATAATCTGCCGCTGTGAAGAGATTACAAAGGGTGAGATTAGAAAAGCAGTACATGATGGTATGTTTACTATAACTGAAATAAGAAGATACCTAAGAACAGGTATGGGACTTTGTCAGGGTCAGACCTGCGGTAAATTAGTTAAAGGAATTGTAGCAAGAGAGTTAAGTATTTCTCCTTTAGAACTGGAACCGGCTGTATCACGTGCGCCTATGAGACCTGTAGAGATGAAAGTTCTTGGAAATGAAAGAAAAGGAGGAAAATAG
- a CDS encoding APC family permease, whose protein sequence is MQLEIKENELKNGKVEKGTIGLRKGCLSFVQVLAQSVANVGPSVGPALGIPVVYAASGNGTWLIYVFATITMLLVAYNINQFTKRSASPGSLYTYISSVMGPKVGVIAGWGLILAYIMTGSACLAGFSNYASMLLGLLGIKPSIVIVALIGGLSVAYIAFRDVKLSAKLMLLFEIISTLLIVILFAVVLVNKGSSLDYAQLKLKGVSFDSLRMGLVIAFFAYTGFESSAALGEEAKDPLKTIPKVLTVSLLIVGFLFTVFSYIEITGFAGLSTKLSDAQSPISILANSNGVPIMGLLINIGATISFWSCMVAVITASARVIFYMSFHKILPHALNTVHSKHNTPYKAIIAASFILISVPAVLLTLGNNAFDIFNWLGTIATYGFLVCYTLCVISSPIYLYRNNLLKIKHVVVAIITVAILLVPIIGSVYPVPPYPMNLLPIIFLGWLVVGGIYFMTKFKNNSYIEKNVIEELSSSKDKIQI, encoded by the coding sequence ATGCAATTGGAAATTAAAGAAAATGAATTAAAAAACGGTAAAGTTGAAAAAGGAACGATAGGGTTACGCAAAGGATGCCTTTCTTTTGTTCAAGTTTTAGCTCAATCTGTTGCTAACGTAGGACCAAGCGTAGGTCCAGCTTTAGGAATTCCTGTTGTTTATGCTGCTTCTGGAAATGGTACCTGGCTTATATATGTGTTTGCTACAATTACAATGCTATTGGTAGCATACAATATCAATCAATTTACTAAAAGGTCAGCATCCCCGGGATCTCTCTATACCTACATTAGCAGTGTGATGGGACCAAAAGTGGGGGTGATTGCCGGGTGGGGATTAATACTCGCATATATTATGACTGGATCAGCATGTTTAGCAGGTTTTTCTAATTATGCTTCCATGCTTTTAGGTCTTTTAGGTATAAAACCTTCTATTGTTATAGTGGCTTTAATTGGTGGATTGTCAGTTGCATATATAGCTTTTCGAGATGTTAAATTATCAGCAAAACTAATGCTCTTGTTTGAAATAATATCAACATTACTTATAGTTATACTTTTTGCAGTAGTATTGGTTAATAAAGGTTCGAGTTTGGACTATGCTCAGTTAAAACTTAAGGGAGTATCCTTTGATAGTTTGCGGATGGGGTTAGTTATTGCCTTCTTTGCTTATACAGGTTTTGAAAGTTCAGCAGCTCTTGGGGAGGAAGCTAAAGATCCACTTAAAACTATACCTAAGGTATTGACAGTAAGTCTTTTGATTGTTGGATTTCTATTTACAGTATTTTCTTATATTGAAATTACAGGTTTTGCTGGGTTATCTACAAAATTAAGTGATGCACAATCTCCTATATCAATTCTTGCAAATTCTAATGGTGTGCCAATAATGGGATTATTGATAAATATTGGCGCAACGATAAGTTTCTGGTCATGCATGGTGGCAGTAATTACTGCTAGTGCAAGGGTTATATTTTATATGAGTTTTCATAAAATACTTCCTCATGCTCTTAACACTGTACATTCAAAGCATAATACACCATATAAAGCTATTATAGCTGCATCATTTATATTAATTAGCGTTCCAGCTGTTTTATTGACATTAGGAAATAATGCCTTTGATATATTTAATTGGCTTGGAACAATTGCAACCTATGGATTCCTTGTTTGTTATACACTTTGTGTAATTTCATCACCTATATATTTATATAGAAATAATCTTTTAAAAATTAAACATGTTGTCGTGGCAATTATAACAGTTGCTATTCTTTTGGTTCCTATAATAGGCAGTGTTTATCCTGTACCACCGTATCCAATGAATTTATTACCTATAATTTTCTTAGGATGGCTGGTAGTTGGTGGAATATATTTTATGACAAAGTTTAAAAACAATTCCTATATTGAAAAAAATGTAATAGAAGAATTAAGTTCTTCAAAGGATAAAATTCAAATATAA
- a CDS encoding FAD-binding oxidoreductase, translating to MKNCADVIIIGSGVIGNSAAYYLSKKGCSVIVLDKGDNIGNGGSSRNGGGVRQSGRDKRELPLAMYGIKNLWPTLSEELGVDVEYYQKGNLRLGKTEEHIKILKKLANSAEECGLDVRMISGDEARKINPYLSEEVISASWCPTDGHANPLITTLGFYCKARQLGAHFITGEEVVEIKKINGKVRQVVTKNNVYEGEHIILAAGYESRKIAATVGVDIPMNKVLLEVLVTEAQPPMFYQMLGTAAADFYGHQTKHGSFVFGGSSGYEAYNKDNGTPITSSITAPCICRGIMKYFPILKDAKIIRTWAGWIDECKDHIPVISFVDEVPGLILACAFTGHGFGISPTVGMLLSEMVESKGTTLDISSFCYDRFKAKV from the coding sequence ATGAAAAATTGTGCTGATGTAATAATTATTGGAAGTGGTGTAATTGGTAATTCTGCAGCATACTATTTATCAAAAAAGGGTTGTTCTGTTATTGTCCTCGATAAAGGTGACAATATTGGAAATGGTGGTTCATCAAGAAATGGTGGAGGAGTTCGTCAATCAGGACGTGATAAGAGAGAACTTCCATTAGCTATGTATGGTATAAAAAATCTTTGGCCAACTTTATCAGAAGAATTAGGGGTAGACGTGGAATATTATCAAAAAGGTAATTTAAGGCTTGGTAAAACGGAAGAGCATATTAAGATATTGAAGAAGCTTGCAAATAGTGCTGAGGAGTGCGGTCTTGATGTAAGGATGATTTCGGGGGATGAAGCAAGAAAAATTAATCCATATCTTTCAGAAGAAGTAATTAGTGCAAGCTGGTGTCCTACTGATGGACATGCAAATCCATTAATAACAACTTTGGGTTTTTATTGTAAAGCAAGACAATTAGGTGCTCATTTTATAACAGGAGAGGAAGTTGTTGAAATCAAAAAAATAAATGGCAAAGTAAGACAAGTAGTAACTAAAAACAATGTTTATGAAGGAGAGCATATTATCCTTGCTGCAGGTTACGAAAGCCGTAAAATAGCAGCTACCGTTGGCGTTGATATTCCAATGAACAAAGTTTTGTTGGAAGTTCTTGTTACAGAAGCTCAGCCGCCAATGTTTTATCAAATGTTAGGTACTGCAGCAGCAGATTTTTATGGACATCAGACTAAACACGGTTCATTTGTCTTTGGTGGTTCATCAGGTTATGAAGCGTATAACAAAGATAATGGAACACCCATAACTTCAAGCATTACAGCACCATGTATATGCAGAGGAATAATGAAGTATTTTCCGATATTGAAGGATGCAAAAATTATTCGCACCTGGGCTGGATGGATAGATGAGTGTAAAGATCACATACCGGTAATAAGTTTTGTAGATGAAGTTCCAGGACTTATACTTGCATGTGCTTTTACTGGACATGGATTTGGAATATCTCCAACTGTTGGTATGCTTTTATCGGAAATGGTAGAAAGTAAAGGAACAACTCTTGATATAAGTTCTTTTTGTTATGATAGATTTAAGGCAAAAGTATAA
- a CDS encoding tyramine oxidase subunit B, translating to MQDTKINFIYLSETDMIRAGVKEMTGCVETMEKMFKLLKVGDYRMGGPNGNSHGVMMAFPEKSPFPNMPTDGPDRRFMAMPAYLGGEFDMAGVKWYGSNVENKGKGLPRSILMLTLNDKDTGAPVAHMSANVLSAYRTGAVPGVGVKYFAKENSKIVGIIGPGVMSKTALAATIAVRPGIETVKIKGRSKKSIDGFVKHINEEYPQIKDIRIVDTEEEAVRDSDIVHIATSSPTGDISQYPYINEEWIKKGAVLCCPAAARFDDDFILNRARTITDNIQLYEAWEEEMEFPAYNSVPIPAVHCMDLIKEGRMTRDQIDDLGDVLIGRIPVHRKKDEIIIYSIGGMPVEDVAWGTVVYRNAVERGIGTKLNLWDVPCMA from the coding sequence ATGCAGGATACAAAAATAAATTTTATTTATTTAAGTGAAACAGATATGATTAGGGCTGGCGTTAAAGAAATGACTGGGTGTGTGGAAACTATGGAAAAAATGTTCAAACTGTTAAAGGTTGGTGACTATCGTATGGGGGGGCCTAATGGAAATTCACACGGTGTAATGATGGCTTTTCCTGAAAAATCTCCATTCCCTAATATGCCTACGGACGGTCCAGATAGAAGATTTATGGCTATGCCTGCTTATCTAGGAGGAGAATTTGATATGGCTGGTGTAAAATGGTATGGCTCAAATGTAGAGAATAAAGGGAAAGGCCTTCCAAGATCAATACTTATGCTCACCTTAAATGACAAGGATACAGGTGCTCCTGTTGCACATATGTCAGCTAATGTTTTGAGTGCTTATAGAACAGGTGCAGTTCCTGGGGTTGGGGTAAAGTATTTTGCTAAAGAAAATTCTAAGATAGTTGGTATTATAGGACCTGGAGTTATGAGTAAGACGGCTCTTGCAGCAACTATTGCCGTTAGACCGGGAATTGAAACAGTTAAAATTAAAGGAAGAAGTAAGAAATCAATTGATGGGTTTGTTAAACACATTAATGAAGAATATCCACAAATTAAGGATATAAGAATTGTAGACACAGAGGAAGAGGCTGTTAGAGATAGTGATATTGTACACATTGCAACATCAAGTCCCACTGGGGATATTAGTCAATACCCATATATAAATGAGGAGTGGATTAAAAAAGGTGCAGTACTATGCTGTCCGGCAGCAGCTAGATTTGATGATGATTTTATTTTAAATAGAGCAAGAACTATTACTGATAATATTCAGTTATATGAAGCTTGGGAAGAAGAAATGGAATTTCCGGCATATAATTCTGTACCAATTCCAGCAGTACATTGTATGGACTTGATTAAAGAAGGCAGGATGACAAGAGATCAGATTGATGATTTGGGGGATGTATTAATTGGAAGGATACCAGTACATCGTAAAAAGGATGAAATTATTATATATTCAATTGGAGGTATGCCAGTAGAAGATGTTGCATGGGGTACTGTAGTTTATAGGAATGCTGTTGAAAGAGGTATTGGGACTAAGTTAAATCTATGGGATGTACCTTGTATGGCTTAG